In the Urocitellus parryii isolate mUroPar1 chromosome 1, mUroPar1.hap1, whole genome shotgun sequence genome, CGAAGTCTGTCATCTTACCAGTAATTCTCAAACATTTTAGTCTCAAgacctagggattgaactcaaggtctcacacatgctaagcacacactcctccactgagttacacccccaaccCAGGACTCTATTTTAAACTCTACTGAGGTTCCCCAAAAACCTTTTATTCGTGTAGGATACACACACGTATACGCACAtccatattcacatatatatgtatatatgtgtgtgtgtgtgtgtgtgtatatatatatatattagacataTTCACTATATTAAAACTAAGAAACTTTAAAttgttaaaattcatttaaagtaAATACAGTAGAGaacttggctagcatgcatgagaccctggatttgCTTGacaccattaaataaataaatccattaacatgttaatataaattaatactttgggctggggatatagctcagttggtagagtgtttgcctcacatgcacagggccctgggttcaatccccagcaccataaataaataaataaaataaaaatgaattaacattttatgaaaaagcTGCCAAAACACTTTTCATAAAAGAAaccatgttttacattttttgcaAATCTCTGTAGTATCCAgattaaaagaagtaaaaaacgTCTCAGATCCACTTTCACATTCAATCTCTTGCAATATGTGGTTTGGGTTGAAGCATTTGAAGATATATACTCTCACAAAAATATGCAGctggaaaagggaagaataatTTTATAGCCTTTCAAACAACTGGGTTTTCTTTGATACCACCAAACTTGACAAGTGGCAGTTTCTTAACTCAGTTGAAATATGGAATCTTACACCGAATTGATAAATTTTTCACACTCGATATCTTGTGTTTTAAATGGCTTTTACCCATGTATAATATATTCAATAATACCCATGATAATAAGTTCATCACCTAAAAACTATGGACAGCCAGGCAGGATGGTACATACCTAGAAGCACATAGTGAAGCTAAGGCAAGAGCTTAGCAGCAGTGAGATCCTATACTCAAtagtaaagggcccctgggttcaatccccaatacctatgtgtaatacatatgaaaatgaaaaataaaagctactgaTTCACTGAGTTTTTCATATACATCTTCCAAGTGTTGGTATAATATTACAATATCAAAcagattctatttatttatagcacCACCCATCTCCTCAGAAAAATGTTAAGTATAAAGAAGCTAACAAACTCACAGTAGTAGATTTTAgccaaaattctaattttaacgGGAAAGTCCATGTTTTATCACTAGCAAGAAATATTGTAGGGTTTAAATGACAAGCTTACTTCATTTACTTTTGCTTAATTATTTGTCACTTAATATCTGAAGTCCCCAAAACCATAGCTTGTCAGttgttctttcaagtaaaaaCAATATTTCAGCTTGTAACATACAAGATTGTACAACAGggaaaagtgctttttttttcaaagtcaatTATCTTATTTTGGTAGGCAGCAGAAATGCTTTATTAAAGCATACTTCCCTTTTCCTCACAAAGAATATTATAGACATCAGTAAGAACTGCAAACCAAAACCATGAGATAGCACTTTGTACCCAATAGGGTGGTTGTAAGATGAAGATCAATAAGCATTGACCAGAATTAGAGAAACTGAAACTCTCATATAATGCTGGTGGGAATACAAGATGGTGCATTCTTTTCGGAAAAACCTTTTTAGCAATTCCTCAAACACTGAATTACCATAGAACCTAGTACCcattcctcaaaagaaaaatccatGTCCACACAAAAAACTATACACAAAATGTTCACGGcaccattattcataatagcccaaaagtggaaacaatccaaatttccatcaatagaaaaataaaatttggcatacaatggaatactggGCCATAAAGGGAAATGAAGTACTGACATGCTGTAccatagatgaaccttgaaaacacactatgaaagaagccagacacaaaaggccacacaTTATATAATTCACTACTATGAACGAATATGCAAATccaaagagacagaaagacagtGGTTGTTAGAAGTTAGGAGATGGGATGGAATGAGAAATGACTACTAATAGGTAtgggtttctttttggggtgatgaaaatgctctaaaattagATAGTGATGATGGCTGCACAAGTCTGTGACTATGTTTAAAAAACTACTCAATTGTATAAAAGGTGAATTTTATAGTATTGAGTTAGAATCCAATAAATctactgttttttaaaagatatgcaGCTCTAAAGAGTTGACATTTagcaaaaataactttttattgacTCATGTATGTCATTCTTCAGtgaaacaaatttttctttaactgCAAGTGCAGAGTCAGGAAAATACTAGTAGTTTGGTCCACCATCAGTGAAAGTGTGAACActtgagagggggaaaaaaaaaaatcaagtaacttcttagtattattattaaaagtagTTTCAGCTGGGcgtgatggcgcacacctgtaatctcaggggcttagggaggcaggaagattttgagttcaaatccagcctcagtaatggtgaggcactaagcaattcagtgagatcctgtctctaaataaaatacaaaaaacggctggggatatggctcagtgtttaagtgcttctgagttcagttcctggtaccgaAAAAAAAGTACTTTCACATAAAGAACCTCTGAACGGGTCTTGGGGACAGACCACACTTCAAGAACTGCTGCTCTAAACCGAGACTCAGAAGGCACAAACACAATTGAAGAATTTCCAAATACAGATCTGAGATTCACGGGCAATTCCAACATTCTAAGCATATGTCCCAAATTTCTCACAAGGAAAAGGAGTTTGGCGTGatagggcatgcctgtaatcccaccaatttgggagacaggaggatcacaagtttgaggtcagcctcaccaacttaaGTGAGAGAGATTCTgcttcacaattaaaaaaaaataaaataaaataaagaactggggatataactcaatggtaaagtacccatgggttcaattctgcAAGGGTGGGGGTGAGGAGCACATGTTACATCTAGAAGGTATCCTAGATATGAAGTTACTAATATCCCATTTCACACAATGAGGAAACCAAGTTTtcgagagaaaaaaaaaaaaaaacctatccaAAATCACATAGCTAGTTTGTGACTAAGACAGCTACATAAGTACTCTGCTCTATGCTAATATGATCAACCAAATATAATGCATACAATGTTTAAACCAAATCACACCAGGGCCAAACAAGACACACTACCTGCAAAATTAAATTCTGTAATGCTTGACAACACCAGAtgtcaaaacaaagaaaactacaaatgTAATTGGCAtaacagaaaaatgaaaccttaacttcaaaacttttaaagaacaatttGGAAGACACTTTGATGTCTACTTTCATATAAACTTAGGGACATGTCATCTTTAATGAAAGCTATATGCTAATAAAAATTTCCCCATATATTATAACTACACTTTTTATGGAAGGCCATCATTTAAGACTCACCTGCAGGACTGTCAGCATTCTCTCCTGGATGTAGCTGTATACCAGTAGAATCTATAGAGTTTACTGTAACTGTCTGTAGATTTGGCAACTGACCAGTGCTTAGACTAACTGGAGTTGAAGTCAAGGCTCCACCTGCTGCAACTTGACCAAGCGTGAGTGTCTGGACAGGCGTCAAAGTTATTTGTTGGGCAGCAGTATTCTGTATTTGCAAATTCTGCAAGTTCTGGACCCCTTGTACTTGAAATGTTTGCCAAGTTATCTGTCCAGAAGGGGTCACTGTCTGTGCCTGAATTAAAAAGGTTCCAGGATTCAGCTGCAACTGAAGATTTTGCAAAGCCTGTTGTGATATATTTTGACCACTGGCTTGCACACCATGGATTGTCTGTGGTGTAATACCTTGCACAATTTGGGCTTGACTGGTTGGCTGCTGAGAATCTTGAAGCTGTAGATGTTGTACAACAGGCTGTGCTGTAGAAACCTGAATATTCTGAGCCTGTGTCTCTTCAGAAACAGGCGACTGGATATAATTTCCCTGAAGATCTGAAGAATGAACTTGCCCACTAGAAGTAGTCAAgctatttgtattttgttgtaaTATACCTGTACTATCTATCGTAACAGGCAACTGTGATGAAGAGGATGTTGGCACAAATAAATCTGTATCAGTATTAGTTTCATTAATATCAGGAGAAACCCGCTCACCAGTCCTTTCTGAATTGTCTGAACTATCCATAGCTTGTCCTGTGTTTATCAAATGTCCATCGGCATTAATGCCTGCAGTCATTGTCTGAGAACTGCCCGAGAGTCCCAAAGAATCTAGATCGACACTATTGATTGGTACAAAGGTAATATTTCCTGGCAGACCAAGAGGCACATTAGCAACTACTTGGGTTTGGCCAGGAAAAGATGAACCACCAATTGCAACTCCCTGAACCTGGACTTGACCAGTCTGTGGTATGAGATTCTGGATATTAGCAGGAGGTGTTCCAGAGGCAAGTAAGGTTTGATTAGAGCCAGGAATGATCTGAATTTGACTGCTTTCTTGATTTATACCCCCATTATCTGAAGAGCCTGTGAAACCAATCTGAACCTGCTGACCATCTGTTGACTGAATCTGTGGTATTACTTGATATTGAACATTGGGCACTGTACCATTTGATGAATCTGATCCTGGTgcaactgaaaatatttgttgattctgCAAATTTTGAAGGGGAAGGACATACTGCCCACTCGAAGTAGCAGCACTTGGAATCTGTACTAGATTACCAGCTTCATCTTTTATAGTTGTAGGTGTGGCTGACAAAACCTCCCATCGGTTTGGTGCTCCTCCTAACTGGGCAGAAGCCAAATCACCTGTCtggatgaagaaaacaaaaatgttgtgatATATTTTGTGGTATGTTTAAAccaattcttaaagaaaaaaaaaaaaaactctaaactAGTATAAATCCTACTATCTAAGAGTGAAAATCCCCTTAATAACATAACAGGACTAAAATACAAAAGTAATACTGTACAAACTACAACAATAATCCTTGCAGTTTTGTTACTTATTGTGAAGACAGCCCATTCTATTTATCATGACCTGATcaaattttttcttaatgttttggaaatggagtcttgctatgttgccctgGGCAGGTCATGAAATCGTGCAGCAAATGAGTCTGGGAGTATGATCTTCCAATTACTCATCTATAATCACTAATGtttatagtgtttttgttttttttaagtggagGTGGCTAGAATAGATTATAAACAGTTCAAACCAAACATGACAACTACTAAAGAGCTAAGAAAGTGCACAACCcactaaaaagtataaaaaagtatACAACccaataaaaatgtcaataaatccAAAGTACTTTAATTGTGAACAGTGCAGTGTTAAAGTTAtctgagttaaaaaaataagatttgtaTATTACTGCTATAAACcttaaatcaaataattaaagctattcttttatgatatatattaaGGTACTTCAGAATAAACTCATGATTAGTGGAATTTCATAAGCATACCCTCAAGTTCTTCACTTTTATCATGAACTACTAAAAAAAGGAACTATGAAAACTTCGTAAGGAAAGGTTATTATTGCCCTGTGACTACAGAATAAAGAAGCCCCATCTGAAAAGCTTTTCTAGAATCTAAAAACTGGAGGATTTAGACTTGGTTTGGTTTTACTCACTTTTCTAAGATTTTAGTAGAATGCCAGGCATATATGTTTTGTATGCTGTAACCTGCTAGAAATCTCTGGGATCACCCATATGGTCACATAGGCAACATTGGAACAATGCCAGCAGAAAAAgcagaaagcaaaaaaagaaaaaaaaaaaaaaaacctccatatCAGGCACAGCACAGTGATGCtctactgtaatcccagtgacctgagaGGCAAATGCAAggggattacaagttcaaggacagcctcagcaacttggtaagaccctgtcacaaaataaaaaataaaaaaatcctgcATGCCAATGTCAAATGGTAGATATTTTTTAAGCAAATGATCTAAGCTTCTCTTTATATGCCAAATACTGTAACAAGGTTTAAGGCTctctcatttgctttttttttggtaccagggattgaacccaggggcacttaaccactgagccacatctccatccttttttttacattttattttgaaatatggtctcactaaattgtttaggggactcactaagttgctgaggttggctctgaactcacgatcctctggcctcagcctcccaagccactgagattacagatgtgcactactgcacctgaCCAgctaaaacaattatattttatagaatttattaTCATCCctatcttacagatgagaaaatcgAGGGACAAAGTCACATTGTTGTCAAGTGACCAAGACAGGATTTAAAACTAACTCCAAACTCAGGTCCTTAAACACTATGCCATACTTGGACTCTACTAATAACAGGGGTAAAGCCACTGGAAATAGGACCCTATATGATTTACTCACCATCAAAATCAAGCCATCTCTATTCCACTTATTTACAAACCTATCTAtaattttctctaactccatatGTCACTAGATAATGAGAACATAAAAGCACATCTAGCCTAGCACTGTCAACCTAGGATATATAACCGGGCTTCAAGGGAATTTCTAAATCCTATAAAAAGACCATATCAACTTTTTCAAAGTTAGGGAGGGGGAAAATAATCTAGGGTTTTATCATATTCCCAAAGGGGGTCTGTAACCATTAAAAAAGGTTAAAACAAATACTGTTTTCCCAACTTAGAAATTCCATAAAATTCCATAAAGTTTAATGCAAATAATATagcaaaagatctaaaatcttTTAAGGAAGCTCCTTAATTTTCTGTAGTTAGTTATATATATAAAGGATGAACCATAGTTTAATGACTCAATTCAAACACTGAATATAGCTGCCAAAATGAATAAGGATGAATGAGTAAACAATACAACCCTATATTCAAATGGTTCACACTCCATCCAAGCAGACATACACAAACTAATACAATGTGAAAAGTGGCATATACTAGTCACCTGATGAAAATATTATGTGGGAACATAAAGATTGGAGGAGAGATTTCACATGCAATATATTTGAagtattaaaatatgtaagatttCACTGTTGTCAGAAACAGAGACATTAAGAAAGGTATAGAAACAACATAAttacagacaaaaagaaaaagaataatatgcAGTTTTGAGTTTGAAGTTCAAAACAAGATCCAAAAAGGCTCCTATTTATAGACAAAAATAATGGGAgaacaaaatgacatttttatcaaGGTCTATAAATGGCCTGTAGATCCTACTACATGGCTTGGACTTTGTCCTGCAGATAGTGAATGACAGCTATAAACACTTAATAAGCAAGTGCAATCACATCtgtattttataaagataaacTAAGGTCCAAGGAAGGAGACTAAAAGAAAGGCAGAAGAAGACTAAAGGCAGAGAAACTGTGGACTCAGTACAAATCTCCAAGCCTGAACTAAAATAATCTGTCTTTAAAATACATACTTATTAAACTATATAGTTAAACTTGttgattttaaatttgaaaatgaagcaCCAGATATTAAAGTCACATGTCATTCAACTTCAATtggtatcaaaattaaaattttatttcatctttcatgTTTCACTTCAGCCTTTTGACATTTTAAGTAAACTAAGGATATTTAAAGTCTATATACCAAAAAGTAAGTCTAAAATCCAATCTTTACCTTAAGATTATTATTTATCTGGAGAATCAACTATTAACTATTTCTAGCCTgaattaaatttacaaaatttttttaatatttattttttagttttaggtagacacaatatctttatttatttttttatgtggtgctaagaatcgaacccagggcctcacacatgctaggcaagcgcgctaccacttgaaccacatccccagccccaatttacaagttttttaaataaaagaatatactaTCTCGGGCTGGAGTACTGGCTCAGTagtaagagcacttgcctggcatttgggagaccctgggtttgatgctcagcaccacatataaataaataaaatgaaagatccatttacaactaaaaaatattaaaaaaaaaaaaaagaagaagaagaaaaagaagaagggccaggattgtggctcagtagtagagtgcttgcctagcatgtgtgagacactgggttcaatcccaggaaccacataaaacaaacaaaataaaggtattgtgtctatctacaactacaaaaagaaaattttaaaaaatatatactagcTCATGCATAAATCAATTTTACAATACTGGCATTCTGACCactttcctttgtttaaaaaaatgtcaaatttatGGCacctacagttttattttttgagacaaagatATTCAACCACCAATTTCTAGTCAAGAAATTTCTTGAAAATACAACCACTCAAATGCCCAAGTTATCCCCTCTGCAGAAGCTAAATAAACAgtaggactgggattgtggctcagtggtagagcacttgcctggcatgtgtgggggcttgggttcaattctcagcaccacatgtaaataaatacataaaataaaggtccactgacaacgaaaaacatttttttaattaataataaaaataaataaataaaataaactgtagtATCATTTTCCCCAGCAAAACAGGTCACTAAATGAAAGCAAAATCTCCAAGACAAAATGAGAAAGCATTATGAACTTCTGTGAATAAGCCCAAGgtaaaaggaatatatttttaaaaatctgtgaagCTCAAAGATAGGAGGCAGCAACAAATAGCTTAAGCAAAAATTTcaggcaaacaaaacaaatattttatgcaacagatatgtagtttttaaaatctgctgtaaaacagattttttaaacagaatgggggcgggggggggtcaCCAAATCCAACTTTGATTTCAACTAAAACTATGCTTAGGGAAAGGGAGAATATTACATGCTCACAATGGGCAAAATGTTATCTTGCAGGAAAggtccaaaaagaaaatattaagctttATAAACTTTAGAGCACGTCAAAATTCCAAGTTTTGGTGATTActaagattaaaagaaaagatttgttTAGAAAAAGCCTCCATTAGATGGCTACCTCAATTGCTGGCACAAATTAAgatcaatatataatttattgaatgaataattacTGGTATTTTACCTTAAACCATTgcaaagaaaatgacagaaatggaatgataaaaatggatcaataaaatcaattttgaGGTATTAGAACTTTCTAAAAGGGCTATAAGTTCATTTTAAACCTGTTATTTCCATAAttccacaatgaaaaaaatccaaatatttcaaaattaaagttttctaaGTCCActcattttgcaaaataaatttcatcagcgaaatttcatctcactaagagacaatataaaataaataataggaaagGGATAAATTAGAAAGTCATCTGCttgggcgctggggatgtggctcagcggtagcgcgctcgcctggcatgcgtgcggcccgggttcgatcctcagcaccatataccaataaagatgttgtgtctgccgagaactaaaaaaagtataaaaataaaaaataaaaaaaaaagaaagtcatctgCCACCAAAAACATTATAATATGTTGTGTTGAATTATTGGAAGTGCTCGAGAATCAAAGGGAAACAGACATAAAAACACAACcctgctggacatggtggcatacacctgtgattccagatactctggaagctgaggtaggaggattgaaattcAAGAgcaacctcagcaattcagctagaccctctcaaaattaaaaaaaaatagggctaagaggctggggtttagctcagtggtagagaatttgcctagcatgtgtgaggccctgggttagatccccagcaccacacaaaactaaataaacaaaataaaggcactgtgtccacctacaattaaaaatatttttttaaataaaataaaataaaaatagggctagggatgtgtcttagcggtagtgcacttgcctagcttgcacaagtcctggatttgatccccagcactagaCAGATAGATAAATGGAGTTAGGGATGTAGCGCAGAGGTAAAACACcactaggttcaaaccccagtattaaaaacaaacaccCATAACCAAGACAAGAATTAATATTGGTTTAGGTATAAGATAACCCCCTGTATGAACttacaaattaaagaaaagtcCAGTGTTTTTATTAGTAACTCTAGTATTCTTTTTGGACAATTAACAAAATATCATTTGGCCATGAAAGTGTCCCTCTCTATATAAACACAAGCCCAAAATGAAGAGGACCCCAAACTACAGCAGCCTAGGTGGAGGGGAGGGCATCAAAGGTTGGTACCAGCAGTgatgttactataacaaattcATTACAAAGGCATCCTAGGATGTAATTGTGTATAAAAATGAGGAGGATGGtattgagagaaaagaaaaaaaaggatgaaactTCTTAGAAGATACCTgtggaaagggaaaagaaaattcataccATTTATTGCTTAGTGTTTTGAAAGGATAATTAACTTTTCAGTCCCCACAGATGGCTATATAAAAAGCCAGAAACAGGGCTGGTAgttcagttggtacagtgcttgccttgcatgcacaaggccctgggttcaacccccagcaacactacacacacacaattgaaaaCAAGAACAAGTGTGAAGCTAAAGTGGAATCAAACTAAGAACCACTCTTAAGCAAATACGCAGGTTGAAACCTTAAAGGGAAATTAATAGAACTCAAACAgacttaaataaattaattacaatGATACTGTAGGTCTTACAAAATGGAATAATAACCTTTTCTTGAAATAAGctactattcatttattttagttcacCAACATTTATGTGCTAAACTAATGAACACTAAATTTACAACTTAAACCAAAGATCAGACAATGACTCATAATATTTATCTGTTCAGTTTATTTCACTACAGTACAAATGAAATAGGCATATAAATAATCCATAAGTTCACACAAATGTAGTTTGCACAAGTTAATACTTGCATATAGGTGTACTTTTAATTTCCAGATATTTTTAGTAATAAAGTATAAAAGAGCTCTGCTTCCATCTTTGGGAATCCATGCTTTGGGACATTATACATAGGTGAGAACACTTTTAACAAATTCCAAATTCATATCCTTTAAAGCAAATCTTTAGTGCAGCTGATTGCCTTTCAAGGCCCTTTTAAATCTTGAAATACCAAGCTAAACTGGCATAATGTTGAACTGTATATGTATATTACCACTATATGCAATGTGGTTACTGCAAGGTGGATCCTATGGAGCTGAAAATGAACATTCGTGGAAAACCTGACAAAATCCAAATAAATCCTGTAATTACTTTAGTTATTATTATACCAATGTTAATTTCctaattttgataaatgtacCACAATTATGTTAACATGAGGAGAAGCTGGGTGAAGGGTACAAGGTAATTTTCAGTTCTCTATTTTCAACTttcctgtaaatctaaaattattccacaaatttttaaaaacacaactacAAAAACACTCTATGATTTCTCATGATTCCCAGAAATTTAAGTAACTAAAATGAGGTTATTATCTAtgtccgttttttttttttttttttttggtaccagggattaaacccagggggggcttaaccactgagccccatatccaaccctttttattttgagatagggactcaCTAAACTGCTCAGAGACTAGCTGAATTACTGAGGCtgggctttcaacttgcaatcttcctgcctcagccttccaagccactgggattataggactaCACAAATGCCCCTGCATCTAAGTTCATTTTTAATGGGGGGGGAGCCcatgaactggaaaaaaataatctttattattgCTAAGGCAAACATCTAAGCCAGACTTATCAACTttactcaaagtgaaaaatattatGCAGATGTGCCAAACACACATGTCCTAAGGGTTTGCCGGCAAAACTAATTTTCAATATacaaaattctattttgaaaaaaaaactaattttcattttattgtgatTGCCAAATCATGAGGTGTTTGATAAATCTCAGATATCTCAGAATGATTCTATTTAAGATGGGGTGGTAAATGTGTTGTCAGTGATTATGTGATAATTCAGAGAAGACCTAAAGAGACATGGAAACAGTTGGAGACAGTATTCTAATCCTAGGCTTGAGACTAATACATAACATTTTCACCCATAACTTCCTTCTTCATTCTTCACTTCTCCCTTCCCCATCTATAAGGTGATATGTAAATCTGGCAAATTAGGAAAAAG is a window encoding:
- the Sp3 gene encoding transcription factor Sp3 — encoded protein: MTAPEKPVKQEEMAALDVDSGGSGGGGHGEYMQQQQHGNGAVAAAAAAQDTQPSPLALLAATCSKIGPPSPGDDEEEAAAAAGAPAAAAGATGDLASAQLGGAPNRWEVLSATPTTIKDEAGNLVQIPSAATSSGQYVLPLQNLQNQQIFSVAPGSDSSNGTVPNVQYQVIPQIQSTDGQQVQIGFTGSSDNGGINQESSQIQIIPGSNQTLLASGTPPANIQNLIPQTGQVQVQGVAIGGSSFPGQTQVVANVPLGLPGNITFVPINSVDLDSLGLSGSSQTMTAGINADGHLINTGQAMDSSDNSERTGERVSPDINETNTDTDLFVPTSSSSQLPVTIDSTGILQQNTNSLTTSSGQVHSSDLQGNYIQSPVSEETQAQNIQVSTAQPVVQHLQLQDSQQPTSQAQIVQGITPQTIHGVQASGQNISQQALQNLQLQLNPGTFLIQAQTVTPSGQITWQTFQVQGVQNLQNLQIQNTAAQQITLTPVQTLTLGQVAAGGALTSTPVSLSTGQLPNLQTVTVNSIDSTGIQLHPGENADSPADIRIKEEEPDPEEWQLSGDSTLNTNDLTHLRVQVVDEEGDQQHQEGKRLRRVACTCPNCKEGGGRGTNLGKKKQHICHIPGCGKVYGKTSHLRAHLRWHSGERPFICNWMFCGKRFTRSDELQRHRRTHTGEKKFVCPECSKRFMRSDHLAKHIKTHQNKKVIHSSSTVLASVEAGRDDTLITAGGTTLILANIQQGSVSGIGTVNTSATSNQDILTNTEIPLQLVTVSGNETME